One window of Peteryoungia desertarenae genomic DNA carries:
- a CDS encoding ketosteroid isomerase-related protein, with product MTAAATIRAYYDAFNAGDMDRFLALLTDDVAHDINQGARQTGRQAFATFMDHMNRCYKEELTDMVIMVSEDGTRGAAEFIVNGTYLATDEGLPEANGQTYRLPAGAFFEIRDGKVARISNYYSLPDWIAQVSG from the coding sequence ATGACCGCCGCCGCCACCATCCGCGCCTATTACGATGCCTTCAATGCCGGTGACATGGACCGTTTCCTCGCGCTCCTGACCGATGACGTGGCGCATGACATCAACCAGGGTGCCCGCCAGACAGGCAGGCAAGCCTTCGCGACGTTCATGGACCACATGAACCGCTGCTATAAGGAGGAACTCACCGACATGGTGATCATGGTGAGCGAGGACGGCACGCGCGGGGCGGCGGAGTTCATCGTCAACGGCACTTATCTGGCGACCGACGAGGGCCTGCCGGAAGCCAATGGCCAGACCTACCGCCTGCCTGCCGGCGCCTTCTTCGAGATCCGCGACGGCAAGGTCGCCCGCATTTCCAATTATTACAGCCTGCCGGACTGGATTGCCCAGGTCAGTGGTTGA
- a CDS encoding methyl-accepting chemotaxis protein: MEAMNQSQAIIEFKPDGTILWANENFCGAVGYALSEIVGKHHRIFVDPQEAASQDYRDFWANLAAGNFDRRQYRRFNKAGQEFWIEASYNPVKKSGRTYKIIKFASDITAVKLKAADDAGKLAAISRAQAMIEFTPDGTILNANENFCGAIGYALSEIQGKHHSMFCDPEYARSEDYRQFWARLARGEFFSAEYERIAKGGRRIHISASYNPIFDMNGKVFKIVKFASDVSERVANVDLLANALKGLADGDLTQQLDKPFQPALERLRLDYNEAVEKLKLALCSVSQNASAISAAAQEIRSASEDLSRRTEQQASSVEETAAALEQITTTVADSSSRAQEAGQLVQQTKESAERSGKVVHSAVEAMGKIEASASEIGNIIGVIDEIAFQTNLLALNAGVEAARAGEAGKGFAVVAQEVRELAQRSAKAAKEIKDLISASNGHVQNGVALVGETGKALETIVTQVLQVNTNVAAIVEASREQATGLKEINTAVNTMDQGTQKNTAMVEETNGTAQRLAHEAEELFRLLAQFKLGQSSAPQRRSRPMAANHDMSLVPSPAREMQTRARAAFSGNAALKNDGWQDF, from the coding sequence ATGGAGGCGATGAACCAGTCGCAGGCCATCATCGAGTTCAAGCCCGATGGCACTATTCTGTGGGCCAACGAGAACTTCTGCGGCGCTGTCGGTTATGCCTTGAGCGAGATTGTCGGCAAGCACCATCGCATTTTCGTCGACCCACAGGAGGCCGCCTCGCAGGACTATCGGGATTTCTGGGCCAATCTGGCAGCCGGCAATTTCGACCGGCGCCAATACCGCCGCTTCAACAAGGCCGGCCAGGAATTCTGGATCGAGGCCTCCTACAATCCGGTGAAGAAAAGCGGCAGGACCTACAAGATCATCAAGTTTGCCTCCGACATTACGGCGGTAAAGCTGAAGGCCGCCGATGATGCGGGCAAGCTGGCCGCGATTTCACGCGCCCAAGCCATGATCGAATTCACGCCTGATGGCACGATCCTTAACGCCAACGAGAACTTCTGTGGCGCGATCGGCTATGCGCTGTCCGAGATCCAGGGCAAGCATCACTCGATGTTCTGCGATCCCGAATACGCAAGAAGCGAAGACTATCGCCAGTTCTGGGCACGCCTTGCACGCGGTGAGTTCTTCTCCGCCGAATATGAACGGATCGCCAAGGGTGGCAGGCGCATTCACATCTCGGCCTCCTATAACCCGATTTTCGACATGAACGGCAAGGTGTTCAAGATCGTCAAATTTGCAAGCGACGTCTCCGAACGCGTCGCTAATGTTGACCTTCTGGCCAATGCCCTGAAGGGGCTCGCGGATGGCGATCTGACCCAACAGCTGGACAAGCCGTTTCAGCCGGCACTCGAAAGGCTGCGGCTTGACTACAACGAGGCGGTCGAGAAGCTTAAGTTGGCGCTATGCTCTGTGTCGCAAAATGCCAGCGCTATCTCGGCGGCAGCCCAGGAGATCCGTTCCGCCTCCGAAGACCTTTCAAGACGCACCGAGCAGCAGGCGTCCTCTGTTGAGGAGACCGCCGCGGCGCTTGAACAGATTACCACCACGGTTGCCGATTCCAGTTCGCGAGCCCAGGAGGCGGGTCAGTTGGTGCAGCAGACCAAGGAAAGCGCCGAGCGCTCCGGCAAGGTCGTCCACAGCGCGGTTGAAGCCATGGGCAAGATCGAGGCCTCTGCCTCGGAAATCGGCAACATTATCGGCGTGATCGACGAAATCGCCTTCCAGACCAATCTCCTGGCACTCAATGCGGGCGTCGAGGCTGCTCGCGCTGGCGAAGCGGGCAAAGGATTTGCAGTTGTGGCCCAGGAAGTGCGTGAGCTTGCCCAGCGTTCCGCCAAGGCGGCCAAGGAAATCAAGGACCTGATCAGCGCCTCCAATGGCCATGTGCAAAACGGCGTGGCACTGGTCGGTGAAACCGGCAAGGCGCTCGAAACGATCGTGACCCAGGTGCTCCAGGTCAACACCAATGTTGCCGCGATCGTCGAGGCCTCCCGCGAACAGGCGACCGGCCTGAAGGAGATCAATACCGCGGTCAATACCATGGATCAGGGAACGCAGAAGAATACCGCCATGGTCGAGGAAACCAATGGGACGGCTCAGAGGCTGGCCCATGAAGCCGAAGAACTGTTCCGGCTGCTCGCCCAGTTCAAGCTCGGTCAATCCTCGGCGCCGCAGCGACGGAGCCGGCCCATGGCGGCCAATCATGACATGAGCCTTGTCCCGTCTCCGGCACGCGAGATGCAGACAAGAGCCAGAGCAGCCTTTAGCGGCAATGCCGCGCTCAAGAATGATGGATGGCAGGACTTCTGA
- a CDS encoding globin-coupled sensor protein has translation MSHRVSYEKSTETAQTGELNISRRLDFMEMTEERRAGIRSLKSLIEQELPKGLDKFYAQLRHAPEVSRFFSSEDHIKHAKGAQLGHWANIADGNFGDDYVRKVCTIGKVHARIGLEPQWYIGGYALILEHLIETAIKDTFPQKGLFSSRKANPETFGRSLASLVKAVLLDMDLAISVYLDEAEAAKQKAQAEAIDAERAMVCDIFGKAMAAIAAKDMRHRIHADLPEAYHALRDNFNDCLEELSGTIGAISGASAQIHAATTEIRTAADDLARRTEQQAASVEQTAAALEQITTTIADSSHRADEAGKLVRNTRQKAEKSGEVVGNAVEAMSKIEASSTQISNIIGVIDEIAFQTNLLALNAGVEAARAGEAGKGFAVVAQEVRELAQRSAQAAKEIKSLINTSNEQVKNGVSLVGQTGEALKEIVAEVQSINANVEAIVTAAREQATGIKEINHAVNQMDQGTQQNAAMVEESNAAAHGLMQEVTRIAQMLSEFQVSRMAETGTPQTGASRAKEIAGRTSRAA, from the coding sequence ATGTCGCATCGAGTGTCGTATGAAAAGAGTACCGAGACTGCACAGACCGGCGAATTGAACATCAGCCGCCGTCTCGATTTCATGGAGATGACGGAGGAGCGCCGCGCCGGGATCCGCAGTTTGAAGAGCCTTATCGAGCAGGAACTGCCGAAAGGTCTCGACAAGTTCTATGCACAGCTGCGTCATGCGCCCGAGGTCAGCCGCTTCTTCTCCTCCGAAGACCACATCAAGCATGCCAAGGGCGCGCAGCTCGGCCATTGGGCCAACATCGCCGATGGCAATTTCGGCGATGACTATGTGCGCAAGGTATGCACCATCGGCAAGGTCCATGCCCGCATCGGTCTGGAACCACAATGGTATATCGGCGGCTATGCCTTGATCCTCGAGCATCTGATCGAGACCGCAATCAAGGACACGTTCCCGCAGAAAGGACTTTTCTCCTCCCGGAAGGCAAACCCTGAGACATTCGGAAGATCGCTGGCAAGTCTCGTCAAGGCCGTGTTGCTTGACATGGATCTTGCCATTTCCGTCTATCTCGATGAAGCGGAAGCCGCCAAACAGAAGGCACAGGCTGAAGCCATCGACGCAGAACGGGCGATGGTTTGCGACATCTTTGGCAAGGCGATGGCCGCCATCGCCGCCAAGGACATGCGTCACCGCATCCATGCCGACCTGCCAGAGGCCTATCATGCCCTCCGGGACAACTTCAACGACTGTCTGGAGGAACTTTCGGGCACCATTGGCGCAATCAGTGGTGCATCGGCCCAGATCCATGCCGCAACCACGGAAATTCGCACGGCAGCGGATGATCTCGCCCGCCGAACGGAGCAGCAGGCAGCGTCCGTCGAACAGACGGCGGCAGCCCTGGAACAGATCACGACAACCATCGCCGATTCCAGCCATCGGGCCGACGAGGCCGGCAAGCTGGTGCGCAACACGCGGCAAAAGGCTGAGAAATCCGGCGAGGTTGTCGGCAATGCCGTGGAGGCCATGAGCAAGATCGAAGCCTCTTCGACCCAGATCTCAAACATCATCGGCGTCATCGACGAAATCGCGTTTCAGACCAATCTTCTGGCGCTGAATGCCGGTGTCGAGGCGGCACGGGCCGGTGAAGCCGGCAAGGGCTTTGCCGTGGTTGCCCAGGAGGTGCGGGAACTGGCCCAGCGTTCTGCCCAGGCAGCCAAGGAAATCAAGAGCCTGATCAACACCTCCAACGAACAGGTCAAGAATGGTGTGTCGCTGGTCGGGCAGACCGGTGAGGCGCTCAAGGAAATCGTGGCCGAGGTCCAGAGCATCAATGCCAATGTCGAGGCGATTGTCACGGCTGCGCGCGAACAGGCAACCGGCATCAAGGAAATCAATCACGCGGTCAATCAGATGGACCAGGGCACCCAGCAAAATGCCGCCATGGTCGAGGAAAGCAATGCGGCAGCCCATGGTCTGATGCAGGAAGTGACCCGCATCGCCCAGATGCTCAGTGAATTCCAGGTATCACGTATGGCAGAGACAGGCACACCGCAAACGGGTGCTTCGCGCGCCAAAGAGATCGCGGGCCGCACGTCCCGGGCTGCCTGA
- a CDS encoding helix-turn-helix domain-containing protein codes for MENSVEQFEDLVGEKVRRLRLGQRLTLDQLAALSGVSRAMISKVERAEASPTAATLARLCSALGVSLSVFFADGTGGEGPLRRRKDQPEWRDPESGYLRRAVSATGTGSNTEIIEVEFPPGREVRFEGQLASRSQTQHLWVLAGAIEVTVRDKPIRLHTGDCLFMNVADISAYRNPGDQPCRYAVILSFGAGQLP; via the coding sequence ATGGAAAATTCAGTCGAGCAATTTGAAGATCTGGTGGGCGAAAAGGTCCGGCGATTGCGGCTCGGCCAGCGGTTGACCCTGGATCAGCTGGCTGCGCTCTCCGGCGTCAGTCGTGCGATGATCTCCAAGGTCGAGCGGGCGGAAGCCAGTCCGACGGCGGCGACCCTGGCAAGGCTCTGTTCGGCCCTCGGCGTGTCGCTCTCGGTGTTTTTCGCCGACGGGACCGGCGGCGAAGGGCCTCTGCGTCGCCGAAAGGACCAGCCGGAATGGCGCGATCCGGAAAGCGGTTATCTGCGACGGGCAGTCTCGGCAACCGGCACCGGCAGCAACACCGAGATCATTGAGGTCGAGTTTCCGCCGGGGCGGGAGGTGCGCTTTGAAGGGCAACTTGCCAGTCGCAGCCAGACCCAGCATCTGTGGGTTCTGGCCGGAGCAATCGAAGTGACGGTCAGAGACAAACCCATTCGACTGCACACCGGCGACTGCCTGTTCATGAACGTGGCCGATATCAGTGCCTATCGCAATCCGGGTGACCAGCCCTGTCGCTATGCGGTGATCCTGTCCTTCGGGGCGGGGCAACTGCCATGA
- a CDS encoding GNAT family N-acetyltransferase: MIKQLDEDEAREALDDLCGVLVDCVEGGASVGFMDGFSLAEARLFWEPVIASVGRKETLLYAAVDEEGHVVGTVQVGFASQPNQPHRADLKKMLVHRRARGQGLARLLMEAAEKGAISAGRSLLVLDTATGEPAERIYERLGWLRCGLIPGYALFPDGRLCDTTLFYKRLA, translated from the coding sequence ATGATCAAACAGCTTGATGAAGACGAAGCCCGGGAAGCTCTTGATGACCTGTGCGGCGTGCTGGTGGATTGCGTTGAGGGTGGCGCCTCCGTCGGCTTCATGGACGGCTTCAGCCTCGCGGAGGCGCGCCTCTTCTGGGAGCCTGTCATTGCCTCGGTGGGGCGCAAGGAAACGCTGCTCTATGCGGCCGTGGATGAGGAAGGCCATGTCGTGGGCACGGTTCAGGTCGGCTTTGCCTCCCAGCCCAACCAGCCCCATCGGGCCGACCTGAAGAAGATGCTGGTGCATCGGCGTGCAAGGGGGCAGGGTCTTGCCCGTCTGTTGATGGAAGCCGCCGAGAAGGGCGCAATCAGTGCCGGACGCAGCCTTCTTGTCCTCGATACCGCAACGGGTGAACCGGCGGAAAGGATCTATGAAAGGTTGGGCTGGCTCCGCTGTGGCCTGATTCCCGGCTACGCCCTCTTTCCGGACGGACGCCTTTGCGACACGACCCTGTTTTACAAGCGCTTGGCGTGA
- a CDS encoding histone deacetylase family protein, which produces MRVFYSEKHKLRDARTELHGGLLVKPFEGPFRAEWVLQGVRDAGFTDVHAPAEHGLETALKVHDAGYLEFLRTCWDRWEAHGFEGEAIATSFPCRRSQTARVPKNIDGAVGYYTNSAETAISKGTYEAAISSMDVALSGADWLNEGNRFAFSLCRPPGHHAGIDLFGGYCFINNAAVAAQRLIDQGAKRVAILDVDFHHGNGTQDITYRRGDIFFASLHGEPQDAFPYFLGYADETGEGEGEGLNANYPMPSGTPWNVWSEALEDSLKRIKTYGAEAIIVSLGVDTFEQDPISFFKLKSPDYIKMGEMIAQSGVPVLTLMEGGYGVPEIGLNVANFLKGLEA; this is translated from the coding sequence ATGCGCGTTTTCTATTCGGAAAAACACAAGTTGCGGGATGCCAGGACCGAGCTGCATGGCGGCTTGCTGGTCAAGCCGTTTGAGGGGCCTTTTCGTGCCGAATGGGTGCTTCAGGGCGTCAGGGACGCAGGCTTCACCGATGTGCATGCGCCTGCCGAACATGGATTGGAGACGGCACTCAAGGTCCATGATGCCGGTTATCTGGAGTTTCTGCGCACCTGCTGGGACCGTTGGGAGGCCCATGGCTTCGAAGGCGAGGCGATCGCTACCTCTTTTCCCTGCCGCCGCAGCCAGACGGCCCGGGTGCCCAAGAATATCGACGGTGCGGTGGGTTACTATACCAACTCCGCCGAGACCGCGATCTCGAAGGGCACCTATGAGGCGGCAATCTCGTCCATGGACGTGGCACTTTCCGGCGCCGACTGGCTGAACGAGGGCAACCGCTTTGCCTTCTCGCTCTGCCGTCCGCCAGGCCACCATGCCGGCATCGATCTCTTCGGCGGCTATTGCTTCATCAACAATGCCGCCGTCGCAGCCCAGCGCCTCATCGATCAGGGTGCAAAGAGGGTGGCGATTCTCGATGTCGACTTCCACCACGGCAATGGCACGCAGGACATCACCTATCGCCGTGGCGACATCTTCTTTGCTTCGCTGCATGGCGAACCGCAGGATGCGTTCCCCTATTTCCTCGGCTATGCCGACGAGACAGGCGAGGGCGAAGGGGAGGGGCTAAATGCCAATTACCCGATGCCTTCCGGCACACCCTGGAATGTCTGGTCTGAAGCGCTTGAAGACAGCTTGAAGCGGATCAAAACCTATGGTGCCGAGGCGATTATCGTTTCGCTCGGCGTCGATACCTTCGAGCAGGACCCGATCAGCTTCTTCAAGCTGAAGAGCCCCGACTATATCAAAATGGGCGAGATGATAGCACAAAGCGGCGTGCCGGTCCTGACCCTGATGGAAGGCGGCTATGGCGTGCCGGAAATCGGGCTGAATGTCGCCAATTTCCTGAAGGGACTGGAGGCCTGA
- a CDS encoding alpha/beta hydrolase — protein sequence MPLSGLIRVVFGRLSITGVVFALAFFCAALTPSLMPREAVVQGALCGVAAALGYLLGAMLSALWGFLEIPKLETDRRQTLLVVALLGLIAVGASLRHADVWQNSTLALWQQPPLDTVHPFQVVLVAGAVFTALVLVGRLFQVLFQMLAAHMAVVLPRRIALLGGLAAAILIFWSVGENLLLRGALRLADSSFKQLDNLLEDQIAAPSSPLRTGGPGSLLAWHGLGREGRNFIASGPDASEISAFWDRPALEPIRVYAGLNSAETIAERVQLALDELIRQGGFERSTLVIVTPTGTGWVDPAAMDTLEYLHRGDVASVALQYSYLTSWLSLLVEPEYGLDSARSLFRAVYDHWKNLPETERPKLVLYGLSLGALNSQNSADLLDIVADPFHGALWAGPPFQSAMWRDITANREPGSPAWLPRYQDGSVIRFTSQENHLGEATAPWGPLRIVYLQYASDPVVFFDLWSLYRPPEWLNGDRGPDVSPVLRWYPVLTMLQLLFDMMIATNSPLGHGHMYAPEHHIEPWIAVTGLDVDPETVERLKQHFAGTMRTP from the coding sequence ATGCCACTGTCCGGTCTGATCAGGGTTGTGTTTGGCAGGCTGTCGATCACTGGTGTCGTGTTTGCGCTGGCATTCTTCTGTGCAGCGCTGACGCCGAGCCTGATGCCGCGAGAGGCCGTTGTGCAGGGTGCGCTTTGCGGCGTGGCTGCCGCCCTTGGCTATCTGCTTGGCGCCATGCTTTCGGCCCTGTGGGGCTTTCTCGAAATTCCCAAACTGGAGACCGACCGCCGTCAGACGCTGCTCGTCGTTGCCCTTCTGGGTCTGATTGCGGTGGGCGCCTCGCTTCGCCACGCCGATGTCTGGCAGAATTCCACGCTTGCGCTCTGGCAACAGCCGCCGCTCGATACGGTCCATCCTTTCCAGGTCGTCCTGGTGGCGGGGGCAGTCTTTACCGCCCTGGTGCTGGTCGGTCGGCTCTTTCAAGTCCTGTTCCAGATGCTCGCCGCCCATATGGCCGTGGTCCTGCCGCGCCGGATCGCGCTTTTGGGCGGACTTGCTGCGGCAATCCTGATCTTCTGGTCGGTCGGGGAGAACCTTCTCCTGCGCGGTGCGCTCAGGCTTGCCGATTCCTCGTTCAAGCAACTCGACAATCTGTTGGAAGACCAGATTGCCGCTCCGTCTTCGCCCTTGCGCACCGGGGGACCGGGCTCGCTTCTCGCATGGCACGGGCTTGGACGGGAAGGACGCAATTTCATCGCCTCCGGCCCTGACGCTTCCGAAATTTCCGCCTTCTGGGACAGGCCTGCGCTCGAGCCGATCCGCGTCTATGCCGGCCTCAACAGTGCGGAGACGATTGCGGAACGTGTCCAGCTTGCGCTTGACGAATTGATCCGGCAGGGCGGTTTCGAGCGCTCGACACTGGTGATCGTGACACCGACGGGAACCGGCTGGGTCGATCCCGCTGCCATGGATACGCTCGAATATCTGCATCGCGGTGATGTCGCGAGTGTCGCCTTGCAATATTCCTATCTCACAAGCTGGCTTTCCTTGCTGGTGGAGCCGGAATACGGGCTTGATTCGGCCCGCAGCCTGTTTCGCGCCGTCTACGACCACTGGAAGAACCTGCCCGAAACAGAGCGCCCCAAACTCGTCCTTTATGGCCTCAGCCTTGGCGCGCTGAATTCCCAGAACTCGGCCGATCTGCTCGATATTGTCGCCGATCCGTTTCACGGAGCCCTCTGGGCCGGGCCACCCTTCCAGAGCGCAATGTGGCGGGACATTACCGCAAACCGCGAACCGGGCTCGCCCGCCTGGCTGCCCCGCTATCAGGATGGCTCGGTCATCCGCTTTACCAGCCAGGAAAACCATCTGGGAGAAGCTACAGCCCCCTGGGGACCGCTGCGCATCGTCTATCTGCAATATGCCAGCGACCCCGTCGTCTTCTTCGATCTCTGGTCGCTGTACCGCCCGCCCGAATGGCTGAACGGTGATCGCGGGCCGGATGTTTCGCCGGTCCTGCGCTGGTATCCGGTACTGACCATGCTGCAATTGCTGTTCGACATGATGATCGCGACCAACAGCCCGCTTGGCCATGGACACATGTATGCGCCCGAGCACCATATCGAGCCGTGGATTGCGGTAACCGGGCTGGATGTCGATCCGGAAACCGTCGAGCGCCTGAAGCAGCATTTCGCCGGCACCATGAGAACCCCCTGA
- a CDS encoding TRAP transporter substrate-binding protein, with product MNRRQFFKQAGLAGMGAASSAALAAPALAQENPKLSWRMTSSFPKSLDIIYGAAEDIARSVSEATDGAFQIQVFAAGEIIPALEAADAVAAGTVEMAHSCSYYYIGKDPTFALGTAIPFGLNARMTNAWFTAGGGNELMNEFFAGYNLHALPAGNTGAQMGGWYRKEIKTIEDLKGLKMRVAGLAGQIMSKVGVTPQQIAGSDVYPALEKGALDATEFVGPYDDLRLSFYKVAPYYYYPAWWEGGPAVHAFFNLERFNELPDNYKRILTDACAAANARMLARYDASNAEALRQLVANGTQLRAFSSDILDVCHKAAKETYAELSASNKAFKKIFDHQQAFKEDAYLWTQIAEYTFDTYQMIQQRQGTL from the coding sequence ATGAACCGCCGTCAATTCTTCAAGCAGGCCGGCCTTGCCGGCATGGGTGCCGCCTCGTCCGCAGCGCTTGCCGCCCCGGCTCTTGCCCAGGAAAACCCGAAGCTCTCCTGGCGCATGACATCGTCCTTCCCGAAAAGCCTCGACATCATCTACGGCGCCGCAGAAGACATCGCCCGCTCCGTCTCGGAGGCAACCGATGGTGCCTTCCAGATTCAGGTCTTTGCCGCCGGTGAAATCATCCCGGCCCTTGAAGCTGCCGATGCGGTCGCCGCCGGCACCGTCGAGATGGCCCATAGCTGCTCATACTACTATATCGGTAAGGATCCGACCTTTGCGCTCGGTACTGCGATCCCCTTCGGCCTCAATGCTCGCATGACCAATGCCTGGTTCACGGCCGGCGGCGGCAATGAGCTGATGAACGAGTTCTTCGCCGGCTACAATCTCCATGCCCTGCCAGCCGGCAATACAGGCGCCCAGATGGGTGGCTGGTATCGCAAGGAAATCAAGACGATCGAGGACCTCAAGGGTCTCAAGATGCGGGTTGCGGGACTTGCGGGCCAGATCATGAGCAAGGTTGGCGTCACGCCCCAGCAGATCGCTGGCTCGGATGTCTATCCGGCGCTCGAAAAGGGCGCGCTCGATGCAACCGAATTCGTCGGTCCCTATGACGATCTGCGTCTCAGCTTCTACAAGGTCGCGCCCTACTACTACTATCCGGCCTGGTGGGAAGGTGGTCCTGCCGTACACGCCTTCTTCAATCTGGAGCGCTTCAACGAGCTGCCGGACAATTACAAGCGCATCCTGACCGATGCCTGCGCCGCCGCCAATGCCCGCATGCTGGCACGCTACGATGCGTCCAATGCGGAAGCCCTGCGCCAGCTCGTGGCCAATGGCACCCAGCTTCGCGCCTTCTCCTCGGATATCCTTGATGTCTGCCACAAGGCAGCGAAGGAAACCTATGCGGAGCTCTCGGCCAGCAATAAGGCTTTCAAGAAGATCTTCGACCATCAGCAGGCCTTCAAGGAAGATGCCTATCTCTGGACACAGATCGCCGAATACACCTTCGACACCTATCAGATGATCCAGCAACGTCAGGGTACGCTCTGA
- a CDS encoding group III truncated hemoglobin, producing MTQPTDRPDRADLQARAAHKAEIVERARSEMAEMGVDALFIDRLVETFYSHVRAHPTLGPVFDQRLSGRWPEHMVKMKAFWSSVAFKTGAYGGKPVMAHQGVDGMSEALFADWLKLFAATLQELEASPKAEAWFLASAERIAKSLILSLFYNPAFDDPRRRQG from the coding sequence ATGACACAACCGACAGACAGACCCGACCGCGCCGATCTCCAGGCCCGCGCTGCCCATAAGGCGGAAATCGTGGAGCGTGCCCGGTCAGAAATGGCCGAGATGGGAGTTGATGCCCTCTTCATCGACCGGCTGGTCGAGACTTTCTACAGCCATGTTCGCGCCCATCCGACACTCGGGCCGGTCTTTGATCAAAGACTGTCGGGGCGCTGGCCCGAGCATATGGTAAAGATGAAGGCCTTCTGGTCGTCCGTCGCCTTCAAGACCGGAGCCTATGGCGGCAAGCCGGTGATGGCGCATCAGGGCGTCGACGGCATGAGCGAGGCGCTGTTTGCCGATTGGCTCAAGCTCTTTGCGGCAACCCTTCAGGAATTGGAAGCCTCGCCCAAGGCAGAGGCCTGGTTCCTGGCGAGTGCAGAGCGCATAGCAAAGAGCCTGATCCTGTCGCTTTTCTATAATCCCGCCTTCGACGATCCACGCCGGCGACAGGGCTGA
- the mbfA gene encoding iron exporter MbfA encodes MLLNPFSGAKRSFDSLSEQEILALAISAEEDDSRIYLAYADKLRPDYPQSAKVFEDMAEVEHAHRNMLIDMHSRLFGERIPLIRREHVRGFYERKPDWLRDTLSLEQIRDEAGRMEESAHRFYHEAAQRSGHAEVRKLLGDLAVAEQGHGEIAAMLSEKHLTDEARDDEDQTKKRQFILTYVQPGLAGLMDGSVSTLAPIFAAAFATGDTWSTFLIGLSASVGAGISMGFTEAAHDDGKLSGRGSPAKRGLASGIMTTIGGLGHALPYLIPHFWTATIIAIIVVFVELWAIAFIQNRFMETPFWRATMQVVLGGSLVLAAGVIIGQG; translated from the coding sequence ATGCTTTTAAATCCGTTCTCCGGCGCCAAGCGCAGTTTCGACAGTCTCTCCGAACAGGAAATCCTGGCGCTCGCCATTTCCGCCGAGGAGGACGACTCCCGCATCTACCTCGCCTATGCCGACAAGCTCAGGCCTGACTATCCCCAATCGGCCAAGGTCTTCGAGGACATGGCCGAGGTTGAGCATGCCCATCGCAACATGCTGATCGACATGCACAGCCGACTTTTTGGCGAGCGGATTCCCCTCATCCGCCGCGAACATGTGCGGGGCTTTTATGAACGCAAGCCCGATTGGCTGCGCGACACGCTCAGCCTCGAACAGATCCGCGATGAAGCGGGTCGCATGGAAGAGAGCGCCCATCGCTTTTATCACGAGGCCGCTCAGCGCAGCGGCCATGCCGAGGTGCGCAAACTCTTGGGCGATCTGGCTGTGGCAGAACAGGGTCACGGCGAAATCGCCGCCATGCTCAGTGAAAAGCATCTGACTGATGAGGCACGCGACGATGAGGACCAGACCAAGAAGCGGCAATTCATCCTGACCTATGTCCAGCCTGGTCTGGCCGGGCTGATGGATGGCTCGGTCTCCACACTGGCACCGATCTTTGCCGCCGCCTTTGCAACAGGCGATACCTGGTCCACCTTCCTGATCGGTCTCTCGGCGTCGGTCGGGGCCGGGATCTCCATGGGCTTCACCGAAGCGGCCCATGACGACGGCAAGCTCTCGGGCCGGGGCTCGCCCGCGAAGCGTGGTCTGGCTTCGGGCATCATGACGACGATCGGGGGGCTGGGTCACGCACTGCCCTATCTCATCCCGCATTTCTGGACTGCGACGATCATTGCGATCATCGTGGTGTTCGTTGAGCTTTGGGCGATTGCCTTCATCCAGAACCGCTTCATGGAAACGCCCTTCTGGCGGGCGACGATGCAGGTCGTGCTGGGAGGATCGCTGGTGCTGGCCGCCGGGGTCATTATCGGACAGGGTTGA